ATGAACGGAGATCTATCTTCGATTGCGAATGCGTTCTTGATGAGTCGAAGAACCGTATACAATATTCGTCAAAATCTTTTCTGGGCCTTGATCTACAACGCGCTCGGAATTCCTTTTGCCGCGGCCGGTTTTTTAGCTCCTTGGATTGCGGGCGGGGCGATGGCGTTTAGTTCCGTTTCCGTGGTTCTCAATGCGCTTCGATTGCAAAGAAAGTAAATTATGAAACTATAATATTCTCAGGGCTGATCAGAATTTCGGTCATGAGAATGTCTTTTTCGAACTTAATGATGATTCTGTTAGTGTTTCGGTTGAAATCAATGTAAGCATTCCAAATTCTTCTGGACTTTATTAAGCATCTTGTGATTGTTCTTCTCTTATCATGAATCAAGTTCAATTTCATATAAAGTTCAAGCTTTTAGTATTTTTTATAGCCGTTTTGATTCTTGGAAGTTGTAAATCTATTCCGAATCAAAGTTCTATAAATCAATCTGAAAAATCGAATCCGAACTTAAAGTTTTTTGATTCAATTTTGAGAGCCGTCGATCGCTATTATTTAGATCCAAGTCGAGTGAATTTAAAATTCGGCTATATTGAAGCGGCCAGCGAAGCCCTTTACTCGATGCCAAGTCCGTTGATTCTCATTCCGGATGCTTCCGAGTTTGCAAAAATCTGCGACGAATCCGGACCTGGTTGTATAAGATTCCTTCCAACGGATCCGTTCTTTGCAATTGATCCGAGGCATTCCGCAAAGAATTTGGACATTTCTCAATTCGGATTAGAACGAAACGACGCAAAGTCCCGCTCTAAGATCGATATTGCTTGGGAGAAACAAAATTTCGGAAGAGCTGATTTTCTACGAGTTATGAATTTTATAGAAGAGAAAATTTCGTTTTACGATTCTCCACAATATAGATCTGAAAGAGGTATTCGCTCTTATGATTTAAGGCGCGCCTATGCGGCCGCGGCAAGCGGATTTATTTCTACTTTAGATTCAGGTTCGGCTCTTTTTTTAAGGTCTGATTTTGATACAAAAGAAAACGAAAAAGATAACGCCGGCATCGGCGTTGTAATCAGCAAGATGCATAACGGTGAAGTTAGAGTTGAACAAACGATTGCCGGTTCCGGAGCTCGAAAAGTCGGGCTTCTTCCGGGAGATATAATTTTAAATATCGATGATATTCCCACACGTGCTAAAACTCTTAATTCTGTTATTTCAAGTTTAAAAGGTCCTAAGGGGACGATCGTAAAGGTTTCTATTCGCCCCTTTAACGAAAAATCAATCCGAGAAATCTTAATCCAAAGAGATATTGTTAATATTGTGAATGTTTCAAGTTCGCGCTTGGGAAAAAACAAAGACATCGGATATATTAAAATACTCAGTTTTTCTAAAACGGATACTTTAAATACGGATAAAGATATTGTGTCCAATTTTAAACAACTCCAAAAGGATGCGGAAATTAGTAAAATACCTTTAAAAGGTTTGGTTATAGATATTAGAAATAATTCAGGAGGATATCTACATCAATGTATCGACAGCGCCGATTTATTTTTATCCGAAGGACTGATCGTAAAAACTCAAATGCGCGTTAAAGCTGAAGAATATAAAGCAAATTTATATTCCCTCGACGCGCCTCCGATTTTTATACTAGTAAACTCTCGAACCGCGTCAGGGGCAGAATTGTTTGCGGAAGCGCTTAGGGAAAATGGAAAAGCGTTTGTTTTAGGCGAAATCACACATGGGATTTCAAGTATTCAAAATATTCTACCTATTCCAGAGGATGACGAATATCTAATCAAACTCACTTCCGCGATGTTTTCAACCCCGTCC
This is a stretch of genomic DNA from Leptospira tipperaryensis. It encodes these proteins:
- a CDS encoding S41 family peptidase, coding for MNFIEEKISFYDSPQYRSERGIRSYDLRRAYAAAASGFISTLDSGSALFLRSDFDTKENEKDNAGIGVVISKMHNGEVRVEQTIAGSGARKVGLLPGDIILNIDDIPTRAKTLNSVISSLKGPKGTIVKVSIRPFNEKSIREILIQRDIVNIVNVSSSRLGKNKDIGYIKILSFSKTDTLNTDKDIVSNFKQLQKDAEISKIPLKGLVIDIRNNSGGYLHQCIDSADLFLSEGLIVKTQMRVKAEEYKANLYSLDAPPIFILVNSRTASGAELFAEALRENGKAFVLGEITHGISSIQNILPIPEDDEYLIKLTSAMFSTPSGNKLQLKGLSPDILVSEEVDGSFPERYREKNKWRRLPGGIESNAWSPSESRKMILAEMRNRKPPEDINLKVGEQDLFLERSLFYVNGILELMNSQKENSR